In Salinibacterium sp. ZJ70, one DNA window encodes the following:
- a CDS encoding FMN-binding negative transcriptional regulator, translating into MRRTPNYLLTDVDEVKRLLRRNAWMTFVSNASTGLVASHYATLLEETDDDSISIVSHFGRPDEVAHELGQHEVLVIAQGPHGYITPNWYDDGEFIPTWNHVTAHLYGVPEILSDEENFAILQRLTDHFERHTPDPRSLSLDETYARRVAKGTVGLRIRVTRFDARAKLSQGKDDVTRARIIDGLRGDGPYANAALASEMQRIEDRQA; encoded by the coding sequence ATGCGCCGCACGCCCAACTACCTGCTCACCGACGTCGACGAGGTCAAACGGCTCCTTCGCCGCAACGCCTGGATGACCTTCGTGTCGAACGCCTCCACCGGACTCGTCGCCTCCCACTACGCGACGCTCCTCGAAGAGACCGATGATGACAGCATCTCGATCGTGAGCCACTTCGGGCGTCCCGACGAGGTTGCGCACGAGCTCGGCCAGCACGAAGTGCTCGTCATCGCGCAGGGCCCCCACGGCTACATCACGCCCAACTGGTACGACGACGGCGAGTTCATCCCCACCTGGAATCACGTGACTGCCCACCTCTACGGGGTGCCCGAGATCCTCTCGGACGAGGAGAACTTCGCGATCCTCCAGCGACTCACCGACCACTTCGAGCGCCACACGCCCGACCCGCGCTCGCTGAGCCTCGACGAGACGTACGCCCGCCGCGTCGCGAAGGGCACCGTGGGTCTGCGCATCCGCGTGACGCGCTTCGACGCGCGCGCCAAGCTCAGTCAGGGCAAGGACGACGTGACGCGCGCTCGGATCATCGACGGCCTCCGGGGGGACGGGCCGTACGCCAACGCCGCGCTCGCCAGCGAGATGCAGCGCATCGAGGACCGCCAGGCATGA
- a CDS encoding amidohydrolase has translation MSALLLAGVRIVSAETTASEPVDVLVEDGRVARIGERLDTPAARRLELDGRFLMPGMWDQHVHVGQWAALARRLDVSRARSAAEAAALVRARVDAGHPTDEVLVGYGFRDGLWPDAPSAQLLAMGDVAVALVSGDVHTVWSNEALLRRMGLPASDWWLGEQAAFDLNVRLSAVDEATLDRWVADAARAAAARGVTGIVDFEMHGAVDAWPRRAAAGLRSLRVQAVVYPEGRDRVSALGLRTGDAIPGTDGLATVGPFKIFTDGALNSRTAWCVDPYPGQSGAHAHGLATYADAELVELTRDVWANGWVPAIHAIGDRAVTQALDAFEALAIPADAPDRGRIEHAQLVLPADVPRFAALGVRASIQPEHAMDDRDVADHHWAGRTGRAFPYRTLLDAGAELVLGSDAPVAPLDPWATLAAAVTRSRDGREPWHPEQALSRADALRASWGRVAGVQVGGLADLAILDADPHTVASESLRTMPVHGTVAAGEPIGI, from the coding sequence ATGAGCGCACTGCTTCTGGCCGGCGTGCGGATCGTGTCGGCGGAGACGACAGCGTCCGAGCCGGTCGACGTGCTCGTGGAAGACGGCCGCGTCGCGCGGATCGGAGAACGGCTCGACACCCCGGCCGCGCGGCGGCTCGAGCTCGACGGCCGCTTCCTCATGCCCGGCATGTGGGACCAGCACGTGCATGTGGGCCAGTGGGCCGCGCTCGCCCGCCGACTCGACGTCTCACGCGCCCGATCCGCGGCCGAGGCCGCCGCGCTCGTGCGGGCTCGCGTCGATGCGGGTCACCCGACCGACGAAGTGCTCGTCGGATACGGCTTCCGCGACGGACTCTGGCCCGACGCCCCGAGCGCCCAGCTGCTGGCGATGGGCGACGTCGCGGTCGCGCTCGTCTCGGGAGACGTGCACACCGTGTGGTCGAACGAGGCGCTGCTGCGGCGGATGGGTCTGCCCGCGAGCGACTGGTGGCTGGGCGAGCAGGCGGCCTTCGACCTCAACGTGCGCCTGTCAGCGGTCGACGAGGCGACGCTCGACCGCTGGGTCGCGGATGCCGCACGGGCCGCTGCCGCGCGCGGGGTCACCGGCATCGTCGACTTCGAGATGCATGGCGCCGTCGACGCCTGGCCGCGACGCGCAGCCGCGGGGCTGCGCTCGCTGCGCGTGCAGGCCGTCGTCTACCCGGAGGGCCGCGATCGGGTGTCCGCCCTCGGGCTCCGCACGGGCGACGCGATTCCCGGCACCGACGGGCTCGCGACCGTCGGACCGTTCAAGATCTTCACCGACGGGGCGCTCAACTCCCGCACCGCGTGGTGCGTCGACCCGTATCCGGGACAGTCGGGAGCGCACGCACACGGCCTCGCGACGTACGCGGATGCGGAGCTCGTCGAACTCACGCGCGACGTGTGGGCGAACGGCTGGGTGCCGGCGATCCACGCGATCGGCGACCGCGCCGTGACGCAGGCGCTCGACGCCTTCGAGGCGCTCGCGATTCCGGCCGATGCACCCGATCGCGGCCGCATCGAACACGCCCAGCTCGTGCTCCCCGCCGATGTGCCCCGCTTCGCGGCCCTCGGGGTGCGCGCGAGCATCCAGCCGGAGCACGCGATGGATGACCGCGACGTCGCCGACCACCACTGGGCAGGACGCACCGGTCGCGCCTTCCCCTACCGCACGCTGCTCGACGCGGGCGCGGAGCTCGTACTCGGATCCGACGCGCCCGTCGCACCGCTCGATCCGTGGGCGACGCTCGCGGCCGCCGTCACCCGCAGCCGCGATGGCCGAGAGCCGTGGCACCCCGAGCAGGCGCTGTCGCGGGCGGATGCGCTGCGCGCGTCGTGGGGGAGAGTCGCGGGCGTCCAGGTGGGAGGACTCGCCGATCTCGCGATCCTCGACGCCGATCCGCACACCGTCGCATCGGAGTCGCTGCGCACGATGCCCGTGCACGGCACCGTCGCAGCGGGGGAGCCGATCGGCATCTGA
- a CDS encoding Dps family protein: MTDAKITSIPTSSIDPDVTSGVAQFLGPVVVNLQALAVDGKQAHWHVRGANFQAVHELLDTVVEHAQGYADLAAERVVALGLPLDARIQTVAAKTTTPKLSAGFQQADQVIAQVIAGIDATLAVVRTAIDELDELDLVSQDVAIEIAAGLEKDRWFLFAHVAE, encoded by the coding sequence ATGACCGACGCGAAGATCACGTCCATCCCGACGAGCTCGATCGACCCGGATGTCACCTCGGGCGTCGCCCAGTTCCTCGGCCCGGTGGTCGTGAACCTGCAGGCGCTCGCCGTCGACGGCAAGCAGGCGCACTGGCACGTGCGCGGTGCCAATTTCCAGGCGGTGCACGAGCTCCTCGACACCGTCGTGGAGCACGCGCAGGGCTACGCGGATCTCGCCGCTGAGCGCGTCGTGGCCCTCGGCCTGCCGCTCGACGCGCGCATCCAGACGGTCGCCGCGAAGACGACGACCCCGAAGCTCTCCGCAGGTTTCCAGCAGGCGGACCAGGTGATCGCCCAGGTGATCGCCGGCATCGATGCCACTCTCGCGGTCGTCCGCACCGCGATCGACGAGCTCGACGAGCTCGACCTCGTCTCGCAGGATGTCGCGATCGAGATCGCCGCGGGGCTCGAGAAGGACCGCTGGTTCCTGTTCGCCCACGTGGCTGAGTGA
- a CDS encoding response regulator transcription factor, with protein MTRVFLVDDHEIVRRGIADLIDAERDLEIVGESGTVRGTVAKVELTNPDVVVLDVRLPDGDGIELCRAIRSARPDIRCIMLTAYDDDEASRSSVLAGASGYVLKDIRARGLVDGIRRVAAGGTLMSPRVSESVAESFSAVHPDDPELTLRERQVLDLITEGLTNRQIGDRLGLAEKTVKNYVSGLLAKLGMERRTQAAVYGLENRR; from the coding sequence ATGACCCGAGTGTTTCTGGTCGATGACCACGAGATCGTGCGCCGCGGCATCGCGGATCTCATCGACGCCGAGCGCGATCTCGAGATCGTGGGCGAGTCGGGGACGGTGCGCGGCACGGTCGCCAAGGTGGAGCTCACGAACCCGGACGTCGTGGTGCTGGATGTGCGTCTGCCTGACGGCGACGGCATCGAGCTGTGCCGTGCGATCCGCTCCGCTCGTCCCGACATCCGCTGCATCATGCTGACCGCGTACGACGACGACGAGGCGAGCCGCTCGTCGGTGCTCGCGGGGGCGTCGGGCTACGTGCTCAAGGACATCCGCGCGCGCGGCCTGGTCGACGGAATCCGTCGGGTGGCGGCGGGTGGCACGCTCATGTCGCCGCGGGTGAGCGAGTCCGTGGCGGAGTCGTTCAGCGCTGTTCACCCCGACGACCCCGAGCTCACGCTGCGTGAGCGCCAGGTGCTCGACCTCATCACGGAGGGGCTCACCAACCGGCAGATCGGCGACCGTCTCGGCCTCGCCGAGAAGACGGTCAAGAACTACGTTTCGGGGCTGCTGGCGAAGCTCGGCATGGAGCGCCGCACCCAGGCCGCTGTCTACGGGCTCGAGAACCGCCGCTGA
- a CDS encoding GAF domain-containing sensor histidine kinase, whose translation MPTSEAREYRLRRLLEVVPDVVGALDLATLLERIITAAVELVDARWGALGVIGSDGGLEQFVHVGMAPGEVEAVGHLPEGHGLLGAVIDSGEAIRLPHLADDRRSAGFPKHHPHMDAFLGVPIRIRDQVFGNLYLTNQDGGREFSHEDQQLVSTLAAFAAIAIENARLYDESLRRARWSTALAEVTAALLSEDTVDVLAVLAERVGSAMDAELVCVIVDDGIEDDERMLRVDAARGEGAESLVGRRYPAANTLSGRAISTGALASTEASDLGESVVRDGPSAAIALPVRSGDRVLGALAVYRSTDAPRFTDAERQMAAEFALQAGVAIALTQGRADRQRLALVEERSRIARDLHDHVIQRLFGTGLSLQALGARAPQIADEIGTQVDAIDAAIGEIRTAIFALTTRRGSDGALRHRLLDVATDATAGLDSPPLLTFAGPVDLLVVGSLADDVLAVVRESLANAARHANASRVEVSVAVDDDAVTVAVDDDGVGISATVSRASGTRNLHDRARARGGDFVLGPRPGGGTRVRWSAPIRTVRSS comes from the coding sequence ATGCCCACCTCGGAAGCCCGCGAGTACCGCCTGCGTCGTCTTCTCGAGGTGGTTCCGGATGTCGTGGGCGCGCTCGACCTCGCCACGCTGCTCGAGCGCATCATCACCGCCGCTGTCGAGCTCGTCGATGCGCGCTGGGGCGCACTCGGGGTGATCGGCTCGGATGGCGGTCTGGAGCAGTTCGTGCACGTCGGAATGGCGCCGGGCGAGGTGGAGGCGGTCGGCCATCTGCCTGAAGGGCATGGTCTGCTCGGCGCTGTCATCGACTCGGGTGAGGCGATCCGCCTGCCCCACCTCGCTGACGATCGCCGATCGGCGGGCTTCCCGAAGCACCACCCGCACATGGACGCGTTCCTGGGGGTGCCGATCCGCATCCGCGACCAGGTGTTCGGCAACCTCTACCTCACCAATCAGGATGGCGGGCGTGAGTTCTCGCACGAAGACCAGCAGCTCGTGTCGACGCTCGCCGCATTCGCTGCCATCGCGATCGAGAACGCACGCCTCTACGACGAGAGTCTGCGGCGCGCGCGCTGGTCGACGGCTCTCGCCGAGGTGACCGCTGCGCTCCTCTCGGAGGACACGGTCGATGTGCTCGCCGTTCTCGCGGAGCGGGTGGGCTCGGCGATGGATGCGGAGCTCGTCTGCGTCATCGTCGACGACGGCATCGAGGACGACGAGCGGATGCTGCGCGTCGATGCGGCGCGCGGCGAGGGAGCCGAGTCGCTCGTCGGGCGACGCTACCCCGCTGCCAACACCCTCTCGGGTCGTGCCATCAGCACGGGCGCGCTCGCGTCGACGGAGGCGAGCGACCTGGGCGAGTCGGTGGTGCGCGACGGCCCGAGTGCGGCGATCGCGCTCCCCGTGCGGTCAGGAGACCGTGTGCTCGGCGCCCTCGCGGTGTACCGCTCGACCGACGCCCCTCGCTTCACCGACGCGGAGCGCCAGATGGCGGCGGAGTTCGCGCTGCAGGCGGGTGTCGCGATCGCGCTCACGCAGGGCCGCGCCGACCGCCAGCGTCTCGCGCTCGTGGAGGAGCGCAGCCGCATCGCACGGGACCTGCACGACCATGTCATCCAGCGCCTCTTCGGCACCGGCCTCTCTCTGCAGGCGCTCGGCGCGCGCGCCCCGCAGATCGCCGACGAGATCGGCACCCAGGTGGATGCCATCGACGCCGCGATCGGCGAGATCCGCACCGCGATCTTCGCGCTCACCACGCGCCGCGGCTCCGACGGCGCACTGCGTCACCGTCTGCTCGATGTCGCGACGGATGCCACGGCCGGGCTCGACAGCCCTCCCCTGCTCACGTTCGCGGGCCCCGTGGATCTGCTCGTCGTGGGTTCGCTCGCCGACGATGTCCTCGCGGTCGTGCGCGAATCGCTTGCGAACGCCGCCCGCCATGCGAACGCGTCGCGCGTCGAGGTGTCAGTGGCAGTCGATGACGATGCCGTGACCGTCGCCGTGGATGACGACGGCGTGGGCATCTCCGCGACGGTGTCGCGCGCGAGCGGCACCCGCAATCTCCACGACCGTGCACGCGCCCGCGGGGGCGACTTCGTGCTCGGCCCCCGACCCGGAGGCGGCACCCGTGTGCGCTGGTCCGCGCCGATCCGCACCGTGAGGAGCAGCTGA
- a CDS encoding universal stress protein, translating to MAESSASPAAARYIVGVDGSVPSYAALDWAGRHARDEGATVVLVHVADPEPDAEEGDGEIDACAAGREVLAAARARMTEAFPEVGVETRILTGPPAWALAEAATEGDTLVIGTGKTGYVTGRVLGSRSVQIALAAPGTVAVIPEGDPRLRSGVIAGIDRAETAARIATCAASEARDRDMRLTLVHAIKPEGAHAARAGDDGPLAVAADAARSAGDHLEIRSRVSTRPPAEALLDASRSAALLVVGPGATEPHRSPLGSTLHSVLLNANAPVLVVR from the coding sequence ATGGCTGAGTCCTCTGCGTCCCCTGCGGCAGCCCGCTACATCGTCGGAGTCGACGGTTCGGTGCCCTCCTACGCCGCCCTCGATTGGGCAGGGCGTCACGCGCGCGACGAGGGCGCGACCGTCGTCCTGGTGCACGTCGCGGACCCTGAACCGGATGCCGAGGAGGGCGACGGCGAGATCGATGCGTGCGCGGCGGGGCGCGAAGTGCTCGCGGCGGCGCGCGCACGGATGACGGAAGCCTTTCCGGAGGTCGGCGTCGAGACGCGCATCCTCACCGGTCCGCCCGCGTGGGCCCTCGCTGAGGCCGCAACCGAAGGCGACACCCTCGTGATCGGCACCGGCAAGACGGGCTACGTCACGGGGCGGGTGCTCGGATCGCGCAGCGTGCAGATCGCGCTCGCCGCCCCCGGCACGGTCGCCGTCATCCCCGAAGGCGACCCGCGCCTGCGCTCCGGTGTGATCGCCGGCATCGATCGCGCCGAGACGGCAGCTCGCATCGCCACCTGCGCGGCATCCGAAGCGCGCGACCGCGACATGCGTCTGACGCTCGTGCACGCCATCAAGCCCGAGGGCGCCCACGCGGCGCGCGCAGGCGACGACGGACCGCTCGCGGTCGCGGCCGACGCGGCGCGGTCAGCGGGGGACCACCTCGAGATCCGCTCGCGCGTGTCGACGCGTCCGCCCGCCGAGGCGCTTCTCGACGCGAGCCGCAGCGCCGCTCTGCTCGTGGTCGGACCCGGTGCCACCGAGCCGCACCGCTCGCCGCTCGGCTCGACGCTGCACTCTGTGCTGCTGAACGCCAACGCGCCCGTGCTGGTCGTGCGCTGA
- a CDS encoding acetate/propionate family kinase, protein MRNVFVLNVGSSSIKYRVIDVETGDVFASGLVERIGVAGSDIPDHDAGIRVVLAELEGIRIDAVGHRIVHGGPHFIHATVIDDNVEHGIEAISDLAPLHNPPGLAGIRAARAALPDLTHVAVFDTAFHATIAPASRDYAIDLEVAARTGVRRYGFHGTSYRYVSKAAAELLGRDGDPDLKLVVLHLGNGASAAAVQGGRSVDTSMGLTPLEGLVMGTRSGDIDPAIPLYLAREHGFTIAELDDLLNKRSGLLGLSGRSDMRELVAAANVGDMTAAHALDVYVHRLRHYIGAYAASLGGIDALVFTAGVGENSSYIRRRAVAGLDFLGLEIDQERNDGPGSGPRFISPEGCPTSVLVVPTNEELEIARETREAASA, encoded by the coding sequence ATCCGCAACGTCTTCGTCCTCAACGTCGGGTCGAGCTCGATCAAGTACCGCGTCATCGACGTCGAGACGGGAGACGTGTTCGCGTCGGGGCTCGTGGAGCGGATCGGCGTCGCCGGATCGGACATCCCCGACCACGACGCCGGCATCCGGGTGGTGCTCGCCGAGCTCGAGGGCATCCGCATCGACGCCGTGGGGCACCGGATCGTGCACGGCGGCCCGCACTTCATCCACGCCACCGTCATCGACGACAACGTCGAGCATGGCATCGAGGCGATCTCCGACCTCGCTCCCCTGCACAACCCTCCCGGCCTCGCGGGCATCCGCGCCGCACGCGCGGCGTTGCCCGACCTGACCCATGTGGCCGTGTTCGACACGGCCTTCCACGCGACGATCGCGCCCGCCTCGCGGGACTACGCGATCGACCTGGAGGTCGCCGCACGCACCGGTGTGCGGCGCTACGGCTTCCACGGCACCTCGTACCGCTACGTGTCGAAGGCCGCGGCCGAGCTGCTGGGTCGCGACGGCGACCCCGACCTCAAGCTCGTGGTCCTGCACCTCGGCAACGGCGCCTCGGCGGCGGCCGTGCAGGGCGGACGCTCGGTCGACACCTCGATGGGCCTCACGCCGCTCGAAGGGCTCGTGATGGGCACACGCTCGGGCGACATCGACCCCGCGATCCCGCTGTACCTCGCGCGCGAGCACGGATTCACGATCGCCGAGCTCGACGATCTGCTCAACAAGCGGTCCGGTCTCCTCGGGCTCTCGGGTCGCTCCGACATGCGCGAACTCGTCGCCGCCGCGAATGTGGGCGACATGACGGCCGCGCACGCGCTCGACGTGTACGTGCACCGGCTGCGCCACTACATCGGGGCGTATGCGGCCTCGCTCGGCGGCATCGACGCGCTCGTCTTCACGGCCGGCGTGGGCGAGAACTCGAGCTACATCCGGCGGCGTGCTGTCGCGGGGCTCGACTTCCTCGGGCTCGAGATCGACCAGGAGCGCAACGACGGCCCCGGATCCGGACCTCGGTTCATCTCCCCCGAGGGCTGCCCGACATCCGTGCTCGTGGTGCCGACGAACGAGGAGCTCGAGATCGCGCGGGAGACCCGGGAGGCCGCGAGCGCCTGA
- the pta gene encoding phosphate acetyltransferase: MSTRIYLTSAEGRTGKSTVAVGLLETLKSSVARVGIFRPIVRAGEARDYVLELMVAHASAGQSYEDCVGVDYDTLHADPEEALARIVERFADVEEACDAVLILGSDYTDVGTPTELSMNGRIAANLAAPVLLVTGGLVPESAVARNAKQCVEIAQIALSELREEHAEVLAIVVNRAAPEAVGEIAAAVASATGLPAWAIAEDAELTAPLLRTVFESAEAELLRGDEAGLERPVMGTTIAAMSLENVLPRLVPGGVVVIPGDRSDALVGTLAAQLSQNFPALNGVILNGGFELNPQIERLVDGLGLALPIARTPHSTFDTAVRITQARSRLAADSPAKHERALTLFSEYVDAGELVRLLSLPTTGVMTPIRFEHTLVERARTAGKHIVLPEGDDDRILEAAAIVVQRRIARLTILGDPDAVRARAAALGLDLGDTRVLATNDPELHPRFTEEYARLRAHKGVTLDRASEIVTDVSYFGTMMVHLGYADGMVSGAKHTTAHTIRPAFEIVKTAPGVSVVSSVFLMALADRVLVYGDCAVIPEPTVEQLADIAVSSAATAAQFGIEPRVAMLSYSTGESGSGAEVERVRAATAIVHERAPELPVAGPIQYDAAADPKVGASKMPGSEVAGRATVFVFPDLNTGNNTYKAVQRSAGAVAMGPVLQGLAKPINDLSRGALVRDIVNTIAITAIQAESA; encoded by the coding sequence GTGTCCACACGCATCTATCTCACGAGCGCCGAAGGGCGCACCGGCAAGTCGACGGTCGCGGTCGGTCTCCTCGAGACGCTCAAATCGAGCGTGGCGCGCGTGGGCATCTTCCGCCCGATCGTGCGCGCAGGCGAGGCCCGCGACTACGTCCTCGAACTCATGGTCGCGCACGCGAGCGCGGGCCAGAGCTACGAGGATTGCGTGGGCGTCGACTACGACACGCTCCACGCGGATCCGGAGGAGGCGCTTGCTCGAATCGTCGAGCGCTTCGCGGATGTCGAGGAGGCGTGCGACGCCGTGCTCATCCTGGGCTCCGACTACACGGATGTCGGCACGCCCACCGAGCTGTCCATGAACGGACGCATCGCGGCGAACCTCGCGGCGCCCGTGCTGCTCGTGACGGGCGGGCTGGTGCCCGAGAGCGCCGTGGCGCGCAACGCGAAGCAGTGCGTCGAGATCGCGCAGATCGCGCTCAGCGAGCTGCGTGAGGAGCACGCGGAGGTGCTCGCCATCGTCGTGAACCGCGCGGCCCCGGAAGCGGTCGGCGAGATCGCGGCCGCCGTCGCCTCGGCGACAGGTCTGCCGGCGTGGGCCATCGCCGAGGATGCCGAGCTCACCGCGCCCCTGCTGCGCACGGTGTTCGAATCCGCAGAGGCGGAGCTGCTGCGTGGCGACGAGGCCGGGCTCGAGCGGCCCGTCATGGGCACCACGATCGCGGCGATGTCCCTCGAGAACGTGCTGCCGCGGCTCGTGCCGGGCGGCGTGGTCGTCATTCCCGGTGACCGATCGGATGCGCTCGTGGGCACGCTGGCGGCGCAGCTCTCCCAGAACTTCCCGGCGCTCAACGGCGTCATCCTCAACGGCGGCTTCGAGCTCAATCCGCAGATCGAACGCCTCGTCGACGGGCTCGGTCTCGCGCTGCCCATCGCGCGCACCCCGCATTCCACCTTCGACACCGCGGTGCGCATCACGCAGGCGCGCAGCCGACTCGCCGCCGACTCCCCCGCCAAGCACGAGCGCGCTCTGACGCTGTTCTCGGAGTACGTCGATGCGGGCGAACTCGTGCGACTGCTGAGCCTTCCCACGACGGGCGTCATGACCCCGATCCGCTTCGAGCACACGCTCGTCGAGCGCGCGCGGACTGCCGGCAAGCACATCGTGCTGCCCGAAGGCGACGACGACCGCATCCTCGAGGCTGCCGCGATCGTCGTGCAGCGCCGCATCGCGCGCCTCACGATCCTCGGCGACCCGGACGCGGTGCGGGCCCGTGCGGCGGCGCTCGGGCTCGACCTCGGCGACACGCGCGTTCTCGCGACGAACGACCCGGAGCTGCATCCGCGGTTCACCGAGGAGTACGCGCGACTGCGCGCCCACAAGGGCGTCACGCTCGACCGCGCAAGCGAGATCGTCACCGATGTGTCGTACTTCGGCACGATGATGGTGCACCTCGGCTACGCCGACGGCATGGTGTCGGGCGCGAAGCACACGACAGCTCACACCATCCGCCCCGCCTTCGAGATCGTGAAGACCGCACCGGGTGTCTCGGTCGTGTCGAGCGTCTTCCTCATGGCGCTCGCGGATCGCGTGCTCGTGTACGGCGACTGCGCCGTCATCCCCGAGCCGACAGTCGAGCAGCTCGCCGACATCGCGGTGTCGTCAGCGGCGACGGCCGCGCAGTTCGGCATCGAGCCGCGCGTCGCGATGCTGTCGTACTCGACCGGCGAATCCGGATCCGGTGCCGAGGTCGAGCGCGTGCGCGCCGCGACCGCGATCGTGCATGAGCGCGCCCCCGAGCTGCCCGTCGCAGGACCGATTCAGTACGACGCCGCCGCCGACCCGAAGGTGGGCGCGTCGAAGATGCCGGGATCGGAGGTCGCCGGTCGCGCGACCGTCTTCGTGTTCCCCGACCTCAACACGGGCAACAACACCTACAAGGCCGTGCAGCGCTCGGCGGGCGCCGTCGCCATGGGTCCGGTGCTGCAGGGTCTCGCGAAGCCCATCAACGACCTGTCCCGCGGCGCACTCGTGCGCGACATCGTCAACACCATCGCGATCACCGCGATCCAGGCAGAAAGCGCATGA
- a CDS encoding cytochrome ubiquinol oxidase subunit I, translating to MDPLEIARWQFGITTVYHFMMVPLTLGLGMVVAVLHTMWVRTADEKWLRMTKFWGKLYLVNFIMGVATGIVQEFQFGMAWSEYSRFVGDVFGAPLAMEGLLAFFVESTFLGLWIFGWDRLPKKVHLATLWLAVIGSWGSAYFILAANSWMQHPVGIEFVNGKPVLNDIWAVLTNNTVLAAFPHTIAGAIAVAGGFLVGIAWYQLWRRRKDGIDTVDAKGRVIVGEATDIPGRDKKDHSVWITSMRIGGVVAILGFGAVAITGDIQGKLMYEQQPLKMAAAEAACHSGTSFSVLSIGKLGSQNCDEVVPIIEIPGVLSYLAKGDFTTEMPGLNELIPEYEEKYGTNLPDNPLYGERAGQKIDYMPNLEVTYWGFRIMIGFGAIAAFAGAVALWLTRKGTVPTSKPLMQLAIFGILAPFGANAAGWVFTEMGRQPFVVAPNPNPSGVDGVFMFTAAAVSPGVDGREIVFSLVALGLVYLALMVVEVFLLAKFVRAGIAGVMPEKFTDPNEPGDGDGDADRRDVLAFAY from the coding sequence GTGGATCCGCTCGAGATCGCCCGGTGGCAGTTCGGCATCACGACCGTCTACCACTTCATGATGGTGCCCCTGACCTTGGGGCTCGGCATGGTGGTGGCCGTCCTGCACACCATGTGGGTGCGCACCGCCGATGAGAAGTGGCTTCGGATGACGAAGTTCTGGGGGAAGCTCTACCTCGTCAACTTCATCATGGGTGTCGCAACCGGCATCGTGCAGGAGTTCCAGTTCGGCATGGCGTGGAGTGAGTACTCCCGCTTCGTCGGCGACGTCTTCGGCGCACCGCTCGCGATGGAGGGTCTGCTCGCGTTCTTCGTCGAGTCGACGTTCCTGGGTCTCTGGATCTTCGGATGGGATCGCCTTCCGAAGAAGGTGCACCTCGCGACCCTCTGGCTCGCCGTCATCGGCTCGTGGGGCTCGGCCTACTTCATCCTCGCGGCGAACTCGTGGATGCAGCACCCCGTGGGCATCGAATTCGTGAACGGCAAGCCCGTCCTCAACGACATCTGGGCGGTTCTCACCAACAACACCGTGCTGGCGGCCTTCCCGCACACGATCGCCGGTGCGATCGCCGTCGCCGGCGGGTTCCTCGTCGGCATCGCCTGGTACCAGCTGTGGCGTCGCCGCAAGGACGGCATCGACACCGTCGATGCGAAGGGCCGCGTCATCGTGGGCGAGGCGACCGACATCCCCGGTCGTGACAAGAAGGACCACTCCGTCTGGATCACCTCGATGCGGATCGGCGGCGTCGTCGCGATCCTCGGCTTCGGGGCCGTCGCGATCACGGGCGACATCCAGGGCAAGCTCATGTACGAGCAGCAGCCGCTCAAGATGGCCGCGGCCGAAGCCGCCTGCCACAGCGGCACGAGCTTCTCGGTGCTGTCGATCGGAAAGCTCGGTTCGCAGAACTGCGATGAGGTCGTTCCGATCATCGAGATCCCCGGTGTGCTCTCGTACCTCGCGAAGGGCGACTTCACCACCGAGATGCCGGGCCTGAACGAGCTCATCCCGGAGTACGAGGAGAAGTACGGCACCAACCTGCCGGACAACCCGCTCTACGGTGAGCGCGCCGGCCAGAAGATCGACTACATGCCGAACCTCGAAGTCACCTACTGGGGCTTCCGCATCATGATCGGCTTCGGCGCGATCGCAGCCTTCGCGGGTGCCGTGGCGCTGTGGCTGACGCGCAAGGGCACCGTGCCGACCTCGAAGCCGCTCATGCAGCTCGCGATCTTCGGCATCCTCGCGCCCTTCGGCGCGAACGCGGCCGGCTGGGTCTTCACCGAGATGGGCCGCCAGCCCTTCGTCGTGGCGCCCAACCCCAACCCGAGCGGCGTCGACGGGGTCTTCATGTTCACCGCCGCCGCGGTGTCGCCCGGTGTCGACGGACGAGAGATCGTGTTCTCGCTCGTCGCGCTCGGTCTCGTGTACCTCGCGCTCATGGTCGTCGAGGTGTTCCTGCTCGCGAAGTTCGTCCGAGCTGGCATCGCCGGCGTCATGCCCGAGAAGTTCACCGACCCCAACGAGCCCGGCGACGGAGACGGCGACGCGGATCGCCGCGACGTCCTCGCGTTCGCGTACTGA